Below is a genomic region from Castanea sativa cultivar Marrone di Chiusa Pesio chromosome 2, ASM4071231v1.
GTGACCCTTGAGGCCATCATGGCACAACTTGTGCGCAtagatgctcgccttgacacactcagtgatgagttgtgtcagatgaacacccgtgttggtcgtattgcacgaCGACAGGCTATCATGGGTAGTTTCACAGTtgcttcttctccatctccacctGCATCCGAGGATGAGAGTGACGATGGCTTCGGCAGTGATGAtgctgatgaggatgatgatgctagctcgcctagtgatgatgagatgtctacttgatgtctacttgatgtacttacccctttgtcactcgtgacaaaaaaaggggagtagttttgagatgagagtagtcatactcatagggggagggttagtttaagagatagggggagtgttcatatttttgagggatgtagtgaggatttttaagtatctatttctttttcttttttcaattttagatacattgttcatgtaccttagatcttgtgatcatattgtgatagcaaaccttgtacatgttgatatatatacatttgaggttgttattacagttctttcacctatctctccatgtattgtttcttttatctctttatacacatgtttcttatttattgtatgcaatcttttatttctatctcacactaagatgccttgatgagtttttttaaagtgtttcagaaatacaggttgtcaaagtctacttgccatgaactctcttctgggaaagtttttcaagaatttgtgtTAGAATAGATTTCATTGTATTCAACAAgagagtatgagttgagtgatttgtgactctctcatatgttcatttgtttgttgtgattttgtcacggattgccaaagagggagattgttaggatatatgtgatttgatgttaggaacatatgtcaacattttatatattggctaatcttttgacagaacacactttacttgtaattaggtagatctaggatgtgtttaatacttcaaggaacaaggtttcaagttcaagtgttaaagccatgcaagtctgtctaagaatcaagtaaggaagtgctggattttaaatcttgacagctagcttgacaactagtatctatctAGGTTTGAAAGCTGCTGAAGCCCGTAGCTCGATAGCATCTAAGGAAACCTgcaaaatcaaaaggaaaacaaaaacagaaaaacatgAAGAACcatcaaacaaatacaaaaaggaGTTATTAATAACATATTTCACAAAACTAAGCCAACAATACTACTATAACAATACTATAACAAAACTGGCTTTATAAGTGATACAactataatataattttctcttattattattattttaaacgaTGGATTAGAAAAGTGTTGGTTTGTATTGTAGAATTATAATTATAGCAAacaatatcaataatattttttacaccCCTTCCAAACAAAATATTAGTTAATGTAGATACAAATTTTGGTAGAcgacctatcaaaaaaataggCAGACAAATTGTTATGTTTAAGGATTGAAACATGTATAGCAAAGTTTGTTTCTTTTATGGCCTAATGATTAGAggcgaaaatgggcttttgcccttttcacaaaaaaaaaatcagcatgttgccccctttcccaaactaattaggaaaatgccctttttttgaaactcgattttctcaaaatcgagttaagccctatagcaacgttttaaggagcctatagcggcattttggAATTCGAGCTAcatgaaatcgagttataggtaaaaaaaaaaacaaaaaaaaaaaatttacctataACTTGatttcatggagctcgagttacaaaacgccaccataggtccttaaaacatcgctataggctccttaaaacgtcccTATAgggcttcaaaattttttttttgaaactcaattttgagaaaatcgaatttcaaaagaagggcatttccctaattagtttgggaaagggggcaacatgctgattttttttcgtgaaaagggcaaaagcccattttcccaAATGATTAGAATTATACTATGTTTAAACTACCTCCAAAGTGTCCTTGGAGTAAGGATATCACTGCGACCAAAACTCTATATGGTGGGGGAacgaaaataaaaaagaatttaaaataaaaagaaaaagaaaatagtgatTATATGGAAATTTGTGGAAGGTTTAGAggttttgtttatatatatatatatgtatagattattaataaattaaatattattaattgatatttaaatacaTAAAAGTCCCATAAAAGTTTTTTGCATTAGTCCTCAAGTTGTGTTCAGTCCACCatgtgagaaaaagaaaaaaagcttcAAAACTTTCAAGCCATGGTTACGGAATTTTGAAACTAAAGCTGTCGTTGGACGGTGTAAAAGTCTTATAGTTTGTGTGCTATTTAAAGACTATAGGAAttcttctcaaaagaaaataaatataaataaagactACATGAATGAGAATGTATTATGCGAAGtgcttttatcttttatcttttgaaaGCACCTTGATTTTCCTTTTGAGTCGTTCGTTATGGCTGTATCCTGTATGACTTTGATTAGCCAATATAGGCCGGCATTGATAAGAGACTCCTAGCGTAATTCTCAAGTCTCATTTATCATATTAATGGATTCAAttccttctccaaaaaaataaaataaattgattcaATTCCTAAAACAAGACAAAGTTTGGGGGTCTTTCGTAGCCTTCTTGTATGAGCTAGGCACACTTTCTTCGAATCTGCAATTATATGAAATGCTTGTTATAATGGGAAGAACGTTTTTCTTTTAGAACTTACTACGATTAAAAGGAAATAACCAAAGTGGTAAACTCACCTTGCATTCTTgcaatcatttttcttttcctttcttagCGAAGGTAGTAGaagagtttttattattattattattatttttggattagagcattcacatcagtctCCTTAAATATTTAGCTTAGAGATGAACCCAAGATTTTAATTTCGTGAGGAccgaagtaaaaaaaaaaaaaactccaaatagacatccatataatattaaaaaattataaatacacaaaatcgttgttttttttttttaatgagcaaaattgttgtttctaaatacattaagatgcaatcatttaccaataaagaaaaaaaaataacgtcttttttaatactaggctggctaggattttttgttgttgaagttagagcattcatagtggtgatattaaaaattttagcttttagcgccttaaaaagctattttatttattttatcacctcactttacaatatacccaatatcaaatgttctatttttttatcacttcatttaaaataatataaacaactcattaagaaaataataaaggaagagagagaatttgaaatttttaattgaaggaagagatataatcgtaataaaatattgtattttatttttttaacaacttgttacAGTCAATTGGTATTTATACCAATTACTGTAGTTgcaataacacatgatttttttttttttggtatcttCGGTggtaaaatatgtttttttttttttgggtgctaaaatacaatcatcattatgaatatttttattgtttttgttaagtttttggatTGGATGGTTGATATTTGGGTGAGGCTAGCTACGCTTATTGAGAAGAAAATGCCTAAAGTTTTAGAAGGGAAAcccaactacaaaaatgaaatatataataactaaaaaaaaaaaaattggaatttaatACTTTAGCTATCTATTATTTTCATGTACATACATCAGTCTCAATACTTTATcaacattgaaatttaatatagcGAGGATATAAGATCACTACATGTAAAGATGAGACTATCCTCATTAAAAACTTTAGTTAATTTAGTGAGGCTGGTGCATGCTTGTTTTGGTTGAGTTTAGATAAATTTTTGCTGAAATATTAAATTGGTGAGACTGATGTAAATGctcttagagagagagagagagagagaatattgtACGTAATATTtcttatatttgtaattttaaaaaattataaagttcaattatagatataaaagagagagagggataacaaaataaaataatttttttttagggaagaTCAACAGTAAAAATACACTCACATCAGTCATTCAACTtttaaaacatgtaattcaCACTCTCGACCATTATCTGTTGTCATTTGCTCATccaaaaatgttgtttggacaaaaaattgacattgttataataatatatataggaGGTAAGCTGCAAGTTTTGGAAATCAATGGTGTAAATTAAAAGCATCAATGAAGAATCGATCCTAAACTCAAAAGACGTATTTTAGCCAAACTTATAATATCACATTATATTCAAAGTTTTCCTACATAACAGTAGAATACTTGAGTGTATTATtggaatataaaaataatagttgACTAGTGAAGTGATGGTATCGCATATTGAACAATGATGACAACGGTGATTGGTTAATATAACAATGTAAAGCGGAAACTCCTTATTATGTCATTAGGCTTGTGAGTTAAGTAGTATCTCAACATAGTATAAATTTCTCACAAAGAAACACctctaataataatttttaattttttgttgttgttgttgttgttgataattcaatagttgagaGCTTGAAGAAACCCTAGATTTTTTAAGTTGAAATACCAAAATGTGTCAGTGAGCTAAATGGCTCTCGACCTCCAAATGTTAATATTTAACTGTCACAACCCCAAAAGGTAGTATAAACTCTATTTAGAATGCGTTTGGGAGCTGCGTTTTGTGTCCACGTCTAGacgcaaaacacattttaggaattttttttttcgtttcggCTGCGGGGGCACAAAACCGCAGTGCGCACACTGTGCGTGTACTGtgcgtgcactgttcatgtactttttcagaattttttattaaaagtgggtcccacggtactatttacacattaaaaaaaaaattattttactacagtatttttcagttttcagtttttagttttcagttttagctgcattcaaacggacccttagtccATACTCTTTAACTCTTAGCAGCTAAAAGGtgaaaacagaaaaaataataataaatttacaaatttttcttataaattagGCTATTACATGGCCGTCAATATAAGACCATTCACGTCACgtgtattaaattttatatatgatctattaaataatttaaaattatttaaaaaaaacgaTTCTTTTCTGTCTATGATTTTCACATACGATTTTCTGGAATTTCTAGAATGTCTGCCCTCCCAACCCCGCAATTTCTGCAAATCATTTTATCCCAAATTATAAGTTTGGAGACTAATATGTCGGACCTATCGAGGCAAGTCCAAGAGTATATGTTAAGACCCAATATTCCAGAATTGGTCTCCTTTTAATATTCTAATGCTCCTtgtttctcacaaaaaaaaaaaaaaaaaaagctcattgTAAAGGTGAATCAATGGGTCTATAGCATTACTTTTATGAAGTCTTCAATTTGCTAGTAAAAGTCATGTACATACGACTGAATTGGCAAAAGATTTATCAATTTGCCCCTTCTACTTAAGAATCCATACATAGCAACCAAACTATAACACTTTTGCACCATTAAGCTCTGCTGTTCTAGCTTCTAGCTTAACTTCAAACTTTCTCAGTAATGTCTTATAAagttttttctctgttttcatTCACTCTCCTCCTTCTCCCTTTTCCTCTTCATTCCCATGCAACATCAAGAAACATCCATGACAAAAAATCATCACCGTTTGGGTTTCTCAAACATCTTCAGGGATGTCACAAGGGAGAAAAGGTCAAAGGCATCCATAACCTCAAAGCCTACCTTGAGAAATTTGGTTATTTGAGCTATAATTATTCTCAAAATCAAACTCATAccaatgatgatgattttgatgaACTCTTGGAATCTGCCATTAAAACTTACCAACTTAATTACCATCTCAACGCCACAGGGTCAATGGATGTCAACACAGTATCAACAATGATGATGCCTCGTTGTGGGGTGGCAGATATCATCAATGGTACAAATTGGATGCGCTCAGGCAAGAATAAACATCACCATCGCCATGGCTCTCTTCATACTGTCTCTCACTATACTTTTTTCCAAGGAAATCCCAAGTGGCCAACTTCTAAGTACCATCTCACCTATGGATTTCTCCCTGGCACCCCAACTGAAGCAATGAGTCCCGTCACAAAAGCTTTTGAAACGCGGGCTGCCAACACACACTTCAAGTTCTCAAGGGCTCAAGATCAAACAAATACAGATCTCAAAATTGGTTTTCATAGGGGGGACCATGGAGATGGGGCCCCTTTCGATGGAGCTGGTGGAACCCTAGCCCATGCTTTTTCAC
It encodes:
- the LOC142626429 gene encoding metalloendoproteinase 2-MMP-like; amino-acid sequence: MSYKVFSLFSFTLLLLPFPLHSHATSRNIHDKKSSPFGFLKHLQGCHKGEKVKGIHNLKAYLEKFGYLSYNYSQNQTHTNDDDFDELLESAIKTYQLNYHLNATGSMDVNTVSTMMMPRCGVADIINGTNWMRSGKNKHHHRHGSLHTVSHYTFFQGNPKWPTSKYHLTYGFLPGTPTEAMSPVTKAFETRAANTHFKFSRAQDQTNTDLKIGFHRGDHGDGAPFDGAGGTLAHAFSPTNGRFHYDADEKWSVGAVPGSYDLETAALHEIGHLLGLGHSEVEGAIMWPAIRSRVTQGLHRDDIDGIKALCNF